Part of the Woronichinia naegeliana WA131 genome, TTATCAAGAACGACAAAGCCAGCCTGATAATGTTCGGCGATCGCCCTGGCCGTTTCTACTGCTTTTTCAGGGATGACAAAATCCCAATCTAAATATTCCCGTCTGCGTCCTAGAATGGCATCTCGCACCGCTCCCCCCACCAAATAGGCCTGACTGGGAAGCCAGATTAAATCAAACGGTAATTGCTGACGAAGAGGGGGAAGTTGGGTCAAAAGAGCAAGGATTATTTAAAAAGATAGCCGATAGTCGGGATGGTTTGCCCCCAAAAGACAAACATAGTCTAAGAGCAGTAACCAGAATCTAGAAGTCTAAGCTAAAGTAGCAAAAAAGGATTGTGTCAGTGCCATGTGTATTTGTGTCAACTGCCATTATGTTGATCGCTGTGTTACCTATCATGCCGTCGAGCAGCAACATCAACAACCCCATCTCACTGAGTCTCCAGACTTTGATCCCATTGAACCCAGTATTAATGTCAACATTCGTCCCCAAAGTGATTATATCGAAATGGAGTGGGACGTGGTTGGTTGTGAGAGTTTTTTACAGGAAATGGGAAAATGGCTCAAGCTAAGACCTGGTGAGCCGGTTCCTACCTAGTGCTTGCTGTTTTCCCTCTCCAAACTGTTGACTGAGCCATCTCGATTTTAAACGGAATTTTTGGAGCTTTTGATGAGTCACGACCTAGAACAACTATTAACCCTCGCCCGTCAAGCAGGAGCCGAAGCTGCCGAAGTTTATTATTCGCGATCGCTGTCCCATCCTGTTTTTTTTGAAGCCAATCGTCTCAAGCAATTAGAAAGCTCTGAGTCTGACGGTACAGCCCTGCGATTGTGGCGAGAAGGTTGCCCTGGTTTAGCCGTTGCCTATGGCCTTGCCGATCCCCAAGCTTTGGTTGATAAAGCGATCGCCCTTTCCCATTTGAATCCCCCAGAAACACCAGAATTAAACGAAGCTCGCACAGCTATTTATCCCACTGTCGGAGCAAGTCTGGAGGTGCAAACCTTGATCGAAATGGGCAAAACAGCGATCGCCCAAATCCGTGACCAATATCCCGAAGTTCTCTGTAGTGGAGAATTAGAATGCGAAGAAGATACTACTTTATTAATGAACTCCAAAGGCTTACATTGCCAGTACAGTGATATCGCCATTAGCTACTACTTTGGCGTGGAATGGATTCGCGGCGAAGACTTTTTAGCCGTTTACGATGGGGAATATAGTCGGGGAAAACTTCAGCCCGATCAGATTGTGCAGCAATTATTACAACGCTTAGCCTGGGCCAAAACCAACGCAACGGCGACCACCGGAAAAGTCCCAGTTCTCTTTACACCTAACGCAGCGACCTTACTCTGGGGAACCGTGGTGTCGGCCTTGAGCGGTAAACGGGTACAGGAAAAGTCCTCGCCCTGGAGCGATAAAATCGGTCAAAATGTTCTGGCGGATTGTCTCACCCTTTACCAAGATCCCACCTTTCCTCCCTACGATTGTCCCTTTGATGATGAAGGCACTGCAACCCAAGTTCTACCCTTAATTACTCAGGGTCGTATCGAACAGTTTTACAGCGATCGCACTACCGCGAGATTATTAGGGTGTCAAAGTACAGGTAACGGTTTTCGTCCAGGACTGGGCAACTATCCAACACCGAGTTTAGTGAATCTGATTGTTGAACCAGGAGAAGGTTCACTCATGGATTTAATGGGACAGATTGACAATGGTTTATTAATTGATCAAAGTTTGGGTGGAGGGCCAGATATTTCTGGCGATTTTTCCATTAACGTTGATTTGGGTTATCGCATCGAAAAAGGACAAATTGTTGGCCGGGTTAAAGATACGATGATTGCTGGTAATGTTTATAGTTTGCTAAAGCAGATCTTGGCCCTAGGGAGCGATCGCCAATGGAATGGTTCTTGCTATACGCCTTCCCTGCTGATTGAGGATCTTTCCGTTGTCGGGGGTAATTTCTAATTTAATCAGGCTAAACAACGGGTAGGACGATTGCTTCTCCTAACTGAGGATTAATCACCCTAGATTGGAGATTGGCTCGACTTAACAAATTTTCAAAAGCGGCGATCGATCCCTCCTCCCGAAATAGATAACCAATTAGACCTTCATAACGAATATCACCCGCCGCCGCCGTTGGAACAATCACCTCTGGTTGTAGCCATTTACAGAGTTCTAACGTCGTTTTTTGACCATTGAGAACGGGAATTAAATGTAAGAGACTCGCTCCCACCACAGGCGTTAAAATAACATCTATCGTACCCATATTTTTCAGTTCGGGAGAATGGAAACCATGGGGTTCATAATAAAGACGATAACCTGTGGTTAAATCTGTTAATAAATAGGCATTTTCTACCAACTGGGGGCCAACTAAAGACCCCGAAAAGGCACGAATTTCCACCTGATTATTTAAAGTAAAAGTTTGGCCAGGAAGCAAGGCAGTAATTTCTTGAAATCCCAACTTTTTAGCCACTTTTGCACCATTGGCCGAAGCCACAACGGGTAATTGTGGATCTAACTGTTGCAGTGTGGGTGGATGGGCATGATCCTCTAGTCCCTGGGAGAGTAACAGCAACGATAAGTCCGTTGGTATGGGAAATTGACGATTTTTTTTCCCTTTAAATAACCAAGTTGCGTTGCCAAAAACCAAGGGGCCAACAAACCAAGGATCAAGAAGAATTCTTTGATCTCCAACTTCAATTAGCCAGGAATTACTGTCAAACCAGGTTAAACGCATAAATTTTAGCAGATAGCCAAATCTGATTTTTTCCTATTGTAACGGATCGTAAAGAATTGTAAACTTAGGCAGCCACAGTTGACAGGCGAGGAACCCAACCCAAATAGGGAAAAACTGTCCAGGGATAATTCTTTTGAGGAAGAGGCGGTTGTAGAGCGAGACGATAACCCAGGAAGGGAAAGCAGGGTGAAAAAATCCAATCCATTTGCAGGTTGGCAGTTTGGGATTGAGGTGTCGGCACAAATGACCAGGCTTCAGCGCGGAAGGGTTCACTGACCAGTTTCATGCCCCAATGGGTAACTTGAGCGCAGGAACGATGGGGACAGGCGACGAGGGATAAACTATTGCTGACAAAATTATCGTTAGAGGCAATAATCAATTGCTCTTTTCCGGCTTCAAAAATAGCGAAGTCCTGCATCTGCCATTGCAATAAAATACTTCTGCCATCAGTGCCAATATAGCTGGCCTGTAGGTGCGTAGCTTGGTTGAGGTTATGGGTTTGAGGATCAATCTTACCCTTGACTTGACCGACTAAACGACTGCCATCCTGAAACTGATATTGCCAATCAAAACTAATGGGTGTCTCTGGGGTGCTAGATACCCCAATCCAACTCATGGTCACACGCAGGGGGTCAATAATAATACGAGTGCAGTACTCAGCCATGACAGTTTTTCCTCGCTAAATCTAGAAAATGCGATCGCTGCTCTACTACTAGATTACTATTAAATTAACCTAATCAGCCACCCTATTTGGCCTCATTGGAATTCTTGCTGTAAAATTTTCGTTGATTACATCTGACGCGAGCTCGAAAGCCCTATCGTACCGTTTCACAGGATAATCTATCAACGAATTATTTACAGGTAGAAATTTCCCTAGAAACCGCGATCGCCATCCTATCAAATTTCAAAAATGCGATCGCGCTTAGTTATTGCCAGGCTATAATGGCATTGAAACAGTATAACCAGTATCAAATTACATTAACTTATTCATTTAACTATCATGTTTATTCAAACCAAAGGTAAAATTCGAGACGGTCAACTC contains:
- a CDS encoding Ycf34 family protein: MCICVNCHYVDRCVTYHAVEQQHQQPHLTESPDFDPIEPSINVNIRPQSDYIEMEWDVVGCESFLQEMGKWLKLRPGEPVPT
- a CDS encoding TldD/PmbA family protein, encoding MSHDLEQLLTLARQAGAEAAEVYYSRSLSHPVFFEANRLKQLESSESDGTALRLWREGCPGLAVAYGLADPQALVDKAIALSHLNPPETPELNEARTAIYPTVGASLEVQTLIEMGKTAIAQIRDQYPEVLCSGELECEEDTTLLMNSKGLHCQYSDIAISYYFGVEWIRGEDFLAVYDGEYSRGKLQPDQIVQQLLQRLAWAKTNATATTGKVPVLFTPNAATLLWGTVVSALSGKRVQEKSSPWSDKIGQNVLADCLTLYQDPTFPPYDCPFDDEGTATQVLPLITQGRIEQFYSDRTTARLLGCQSTGNGFRPGLGNYPTPSLVNLIVEPGEGSLMDLMGQIDNGLLIDQSLGGGPDISGDFSINVDLGYRIEKGQIVGRVKDTMIAGNVYSLLKQILALGSDRQWNGSCYTPSLLIEDLSVVGGNF
- a CDS encoding MBL fold metallo-hydrolase, which encodes MRLTWFDSNSWLIEVGDQRILLDPWFVGPLVFGNATWLFKGKKNRQFPIPTDLSLLLLSQGLEDHAHPPTLQQLDPQLPVVASANGAKVAKKLGFQEITALLPGQTFTLNNQVEIRAFSGSLVGPQLVENAYLLTDLTTGYRLYYEPHGFHSPELKNMGTIDVILTPVVGASLLHLIPVLNGQKTTLELCKWLQPEVIVPTAAAGDIRYEGLIGYLFREEGSIAAFENLLSRANLQSRVINPQLGEAIVLPVV